One window from the genome of Elaeis guineensis isolate ETL-2024a chromosome 5, EG11, whole genome shotgun sequence encodes:
- the LOC105046093 gene encoding E3 ubiquitin-protein ligase SIRP1 — MGDARAGRYWCHACSEVVHPVWEVEPKCPLCHNGFVEEMDGREEIDTDSDLESDHALSLWSSILLGMMGGFLRRSRLRRGEEDDESDHEFEDFLRRRRRSSAILQLLQSLQDDIWSESDNPESERERERERERESVILINPFHQAIILQGTLDSDRNQSRDSSNTGVGASSGDYFVGPGLDLLLQHLVENDPNRYGTPPAQKEAINALPTVKIEENMSCSVCLEDVAIGTEVKEMPCKHKFHNGCILPWLELHSSCPVCRFQLPADESKVSNGSRNGDSRVEGTGGNGGDEGDGFWLPVPWPFNGLFSLSGSENGGNSSSNSPSSTASGSDSHSEES, encoded by the coding sequence ATGGGTGACGCCCGGGCTGGTAGATATTGGTGCCATGCCTGTTCAGAGGTAGTCCATCCAGTGTGGGAAGTGGAGCCTAAGTGTCCCCTTTGTCATAATGGATTTGTGGAAGAAATGGATGGAAGAGAGGAAATAGACACTGATTCTGATCTTGAATCTGATCACGCCCTCTCTTTATGGTCTTCAATCTTGCTTGGAATGATGGGAGGCTTTTTGCGGCGTTCAAGATTGcgaagaggggaggaagatgaTGAATCAGATCATGAGTTTGAAGATTTCTTGCGGAGGAGGCGACGGAGCTCTGCCATACTTCAGCTGCTCCAAAGCCTCCAGGATGATATTTGGTCAGAGTCTGACAACCCAGAAAGCGAAAGGGAGAGGGAAagggaaagagaaagagaaagcgtGATCCTCATCAATCCTTTTCACCAAGCCATAATTCTCCAAGGAACATTGGATTCTGACCGGAACCAAAGCCGAGACTCGAGCAACACTGGTGTTGGTGCTTCATCAGGAGACTACTTTGTCGGGCCTGGTTTAGATCTATTGTTGCAGCATTTGGTGGAGAATGACCCAAACAGATATGGCACACCACCAGCTCAGAAAGAGGCAATTAATGCTTTGCCAACCGTAAAAATTGAGGAAAATATGAGTTGTTCAGTCTGTTTGGAGGATGTTGCTATCGGAACAGAGGTTAAGGAGATGCCGTGCAAACACAAATTTCATAATGGGTGTATATTACCATGGCTGGAGCTCCATAGTTCATGCCCTGTTTGCAGGTTTCAGCTGCCTGCTGATGAATCAAAGGTTTCAAATGGGTCTAGAAATGGTGATAGTAGGGTGGAAGGTACTGGTGGGAATGGTGGTGATGAGGGTGATGGATTCTGGCTTCCTGTCCCTTGGCCTTTTAATGGGCTGTTTTCGTTGTCAGGTTCTGAGAATGGTGGCAATTCTTCCTCAAATTCACCATCATCAACTGCTTCTGGAAGTGACTCGCATTCTGAGGAGAGCTGA
- the LOC105046216 gene encoding pyruvate kinase, cytosolic isozyme-like, whose product MAAAAAEVAAEGWQRPKTKIVCTLGPASRSVPMLERLLRAGMNVARFNFSHGSHEYHQETLGNLRVAMENTGILCAVMLDTKGPEIRTGFLKDGKPIHLAKGQEITITTDYSVKGDENMISMSYKKLAEDLKPGSVILCADGTITLTVLSCDKELGLIRCRCENSAALSERKNVNLPGVIVDLPTLTEKDKEDILMWGVPNKIDIIALSFARKGSDLVEVRKLLGEHAKTIMLMSKVENQEGVANFDDILANSDAFMVARGDLGMEIPIEKIFYAQKVMIFKCNMQGKPVVTATQMLESMIKSPRPTRAEATDVANAVLDGTDCVMLSGETAAGAYPELAVQTMAKICLEAESFLDYEAVFKQTLAAAPVPMCPLESLASSAVQTANSAKAALILVLTRGGSTAKLVAKYRPPMPILSVVVPEIKTDSFDWFCSDEAPARHSLIFRGLIPLLSAGTAKASHSESTEQALEFAMQHAKAVGLCKPGDSIVALHRVGTASVIKLLTIN is encoded by the exons atggcggcggcggcggcggaagTGGCGGCAGAGGGTTGGCAGCGGCCGAAGACTAAGATCGTATGCACTCTGGGGCCGGCTTCGAGGTCGGTGCCGATGTTGGAGAGGCTTCTGAGGGCGGGCATGAACGTTGCGAGGTTCAACTTCTCGCATGGATCCCACGAGTACCACCAGGAGACGCTGGGTAACCTCAGGGTGGCCATGGAGAACACTGGGATCCTCTGTGCTGTCATGCTCGATACCAAG GGCCCAGAAATTCGAACTGGTTTTCTGAAAGATGGCAAGCCCATCCATCTCGCAAAGGGACAAGAGATCACCATCACAACTGATTATAGCGTAAAGGGTGATGAGAACATGATATCTATGAGCTACAAAAAGTTAGCTGAGGACTTGAAGCCAGGAAGCGTCATACTATGCGCTGATGGGACGATCACCCTCACCGTTCTTTCGTGTGATAAGGAGTTAGGTTTGATCCGCTGCCGGTGTGAGAACTCTGCTGCTCTCAGTGAGAGGAAGAATGTAAATCTTCCAGGGGTCATTGTCGACCTTCCTACACTCACAGAGAAAGATAAGGAGGATATCTTAATGTGGGGTGTTCCAAATAAGATTGACATCATAGCTCTATCTTTTGCACGCAAAGGCTCTGATCTTGTGGAAGTTAGAAAGCTACTTGGAGAACATGCAAAGACCATTATGCTGATGTCCAAG GTTGAGAATCAGGAAGGGGTGGCTAACTTTGATGACATACTGGCAAATTCGGATGCTTTTATGGTGGCCCGAGGTGATTTAGGGATGGAAATTCCGATCGAGAAGATCTTCTATGCGCAGAAGGTGATGATCTTCAAGTGCAACATGCAAGGAAAGCCTGTCGTTACTGCAACCCAGATGTTGGAATCCATGATCAAGTCCCCTCGCCCAACCCGAGCCGAAGCCACAGATGTAGCCAATGCAGTTCTTGATGGCACCGACTGCGTGATGCTCAGTGGAGAAACAGCTGCAGGTGCTTACCCAGAGTTGGCAGTTCAGACAATGGCAAAGATTTGCTTGGAAGCAGAATCCTTCCTAGACTATGAAGCAGTTTTCAAACAAACTCTGGCTGCTGCACCAGTTCCTATGTGCCCATTAGAGAGCCTAGCTTCCTCTGCAGTTCAAACAGCCAACTCCGCAAAGGCAGCCCTGATCTTGGTCCTGACTCGGGGAGGAAGCACGGCGAAATTGGTGGCGAAGTACCGGCCGCCGATGCCGATCTTGTCGGTGGTGGTTCCTGAGATAAAGACGGATTCATTTGATTGGTTCTGCAGTGATGAGGCTCCCGCAAGACACAGCCTGATATTTAGAGGATTGATTCCACTCTTGAGTGCTGGAACAGCCAAAGCCTCTCATTCAGAATCCACAGAACAAGCACTTGAATTTGCCATGCAGCATGCGAAGGCCGTAGGACTCTGCAAACCAGGAGACTCCATCGTTGCACTGCATCGTGTAGGAACTGCATCAGTTATCAAGCTGTTGACCATCAACTGA